The DNA sequence ACAGTTGGTGACGGCTTTCATGAACTTGTCCTTCAACGATGTCTCTTTATTGAAGGAAATCCGGGAGAAAGCTCTGAACTATTTGGGGGTCCATACCGATTACATCATCTCGGACATCGTCCATCTGACGGATGCGTTGATCATTCTGGCCAAGACCGGAGATATTCTGGGAGCCCGCAAAGAAGCGCTGCCGGTTTGGGCAAGGCTCGAGAAGCTTGACGGCTGGTATTTGGTGGAATTGAGGATGATCAACGCGATGCTGTTTCTGTTCCCCATCGACGAAGCCATCCTGATTTCCGGGACCGCATTCGCTCAGATACAAAAATATGCCGGTCATCCTTCGGCAACCAAAATCGCCGTCTCCTTGCGCTACAACCTGTGCTTATTGCTTTTGAAGAACAGACGCTATGAAGAGACGATCGCCTGTATTGATGAACTTATCCCGGCTGCAAAGGAAGCGGGCTCCTACCGTCATTTGTCTGTCTGCTACCTCAGAAAAGGCCTTGCCTTAGCGAAGACGGGCAATCCCGAAGGCCAGCTGCTGATCGACCAGGCCTTCCGCTTGATTGAAGCGGCGGACGACCAGGCCTTCAAAGCCAATCTCGAAAATGAATACAATCTTTTGAAAGAGGCGGCCTCTAGATGAGGTCGTCTTTTCGCATACATTTATTTGCGCGATGGTTTTTAAGCGTATAGGAATATTTTGTTGCAGGACGAACCATCTGTATTAAAATGAAAGCAACTATGGGAAGACTGTCCTGACAATTCCCAAAATGACGATTTCTTCAAGGGAGGCGGGTAAAGTCCATGAATCCAAAAAGTTGTAATCTGTGCGCGTATATATTGGGCTGTGCTTGCCTGATCGGAATGGTCCGGTATCCGGAAGTGTCAGAATCCTGGTGGCTCACAATCGGCATATGCAGCGGCTTGTTGTTTGTTTCCAGCAACTGCATGGAATCCGCGCAACATTGGACCTTCCTTGGTATCGATGCCTTGAATCTGATCGTGCTGGCCTTGCTTATCCAAGTCCTTCCGCCAAGTTTGGGGTTGGCTTTGAATATCGTTGTCCTCTTGGCCATCTTTCTGCTTCTTTATGTCAAAAGTACCTTTTACGAAAAATAGCTGTTTTTGTAGTCATTATATCCGGTCGCAAGCTTGCCTGTTCTGAGAAAGGGGGCTCACTCATGAATTGGATCCGTCTGATCATCGGCGATATTTGGTTTCTGTAGACATCGGGCAATAAACGCGGAACGGGTTTGCTCAGCCCTGATTCAGGAACCACTATGACGCTTAGGTTCACAAGTCCTTACACTTCCTCAATCTCAAAAATCGCTTCAATTTCAACGGTGGCATCCAGTGGAAGGTGCGCTGTACCGAGTGCTGTACGTGCATGTCTTCCGGCCTCTCCGAACACATCGAATAACAGCTGGGATGCAGCATTAATAACAATATGTTGTTCTAAAAATCCAACTTCACTGTTTACAAATCCTTGTAGTTTAACGACATTTAAAACACGGTCCAAATCACCCAGGTAATCCTTGACTGCTGCCAATATATTAATCGTGCAAATTTTTGCTGCATCCTGTGCTTCTTCTAATGTTCTTTCACTGCCGACTTTCCCTGTATAAACAAGTTCCCCGTTAACAATCGGAATATGCCCTGATACAAACAAAGCATTTCCTAATTGTTTTACAGGAATATACATTGCACTGGGAGTAGATTTTTCTGGTAATGTAATACCCAATTGATTGATTTTCTGTTCAACTTTCATAGTACCAAAACTCCTTTTCATTTGTATTTATCCATCAATAAAAATATCCCCGATAGAATACAAAGCTGCGTGGCCACTAATTTTTACACGGTCACCATTATTTTTGCAGTATAGCGTTCCCCCTCGTTGCGACAGCTGACGAGCAACCATTTCCCTTTTTCCCAATCTTTCTGTCCAAAACGGAACTAGACTGCACTGCATCGCGCCGGTAACAGGGTCTTCATTGATATTTAATTTCGGGAAGAATGCTCTAGCCACATAATCATAGGTTTTTCCTTTTGCAGTTACAAATACAGCTAAACCAGGAAGTTTTTTTAATTTTTCAAAATCCGGTGCGATATTCCGAACCGCATCTTCCGATTTTAAAAGAAAAATTAAGTCACGCCCTTTATACACTTCCACCGGTTCAACACCCAGAGCATCTATCATCTGCTCTGTCACAGGGTATTTTTCAGGAATGATGATCGGAAAATCCAGTTCATACAAATCGTCTTTTTTGTTAACGGTCAGCTCCCCACTCAACGTGTTGAAGCGGATAGAAGTTCGGTCTGTATCTACAAATCTCATTAGGACATAGGCTGTCGCTAAAGTAGCATGGCCACACAGATCTATTTCCCCACCTGGCGTGAACCAACGCAGATGATAGCCGTTTTTTTCCTTTACGGCAAAGGCGGTTTCGGAAAGGTTGTTCTCACTAGCGATGTTTTGCATAGTGTCATCCGGTAACCATTCCTCCATAATACAGACACCGGCAGGATTTCCTTCAAAGACCTTTTCCGCAAAAGCGTCAACCACGTAATATCTCATTTTTCCAGCTCCTTTATTTATGTTAATAAGGGTTTTGTTGCAATTTCATGCAGAGTTGCTATTATAAATATAGCGTTGATTATCAATTAAGCAAGAATGCACTTTTTGGTAATATACTACCCAAAAAGATACTAAGGAGATCTGCATACATGAGGACCAATCAAACATTTAGTTGCCCGATAGAAGCTGCAACAAGTTTTATCGGCGGAAAATACAAGACTATCATCTTGTGGCATTTGGTGAATGAAACTTTAAGATTTAGTGAGCTGCAGAGGGCAGTCCCCAAAGCCACCCCTAAAATGTTGACACAGCAACTAAGAGAACTTGAGGCTGATGGATTAATCAGAAGAGTCGTTTATCCTGTTGTCCCACCCAAAACGGAATATTCTTTAACGGTATTGGGAGAAAGTTTGATTCCAATTTTAGAAGGCTTGCGTAATTGGGGTGCTTATTACTTTGAGGAGCGCGGTATCCCTAATCCTTGTATCGATGGGAACCAGTAATGGATTGTTGGAATTGAGTTATCGGCAAGGCCGTACCCATTAAATACACGGTTTCTATGGAAAATGATAAAAAATAAGCCAAGGCCGGATATTTCATCCCGGCCTTGGCTTATTTTACGGTATCCTTAAGCTTTTTCGCCTATGAATTCACCGTTTTTGGTCAAATGTTGTTTCGAAATCTCATTCAGGATCACGTGTACACTCTCTGGCGATACATTAGCGTTTTTTACGACGGCATCCACGACATCGCGCATCAAGCCTTGTTTCTGCTCGTCGGTTCTGCCTTCCAGCAATTCGATGTGAACATATGGCATCTTCATTTCCCTCTTTTCGATTTATGGTTTCAACTCAGTTATATTTTAGCAAGTATCCCTGTGGATTGCACCTTTATTTGGAGGCGATGTAGGTCTTCAGGCGTTCAGCCGCCTCGGCGACCATCTCCGTGCTCAGCGCGTAGCTCATGCGGACATAGCCCTCTCCGCCGGGTCCGAAGATCGATCCCGGCAGCATGCCCACTTTGGCGTTCATGCCGATTTCGCGGCAGAAAGCCTTATCGTCCGTACCGAACTTCGCCGGAATCTTGGCAAAAGCATAGAAGGCCCCTTTCAGTGCGGGAACCTCAAAACCGGCCTCTTGTAAAGCGGGAACGAGGATATTTCTTCTCTTTTCATACTCGGAACGCATCTTTTCGACATCCGGCGCGCTGTTGCGGAACGCCTCTTCAGCCGCACGGTTGGAAACCGTTACGCCGGTCGTCACCAATTGCTGATGGGCCAAGAACAGGGTCTTCATCCATTTCGCATCCGCTGCGAGCACACCCACACGCCAGCCTGTCATCGCAAAGGCTTTCGAAGCCCCTTGGAACAAAATCGTGCGGTCACGCAGCAAAGTCGCGATCGACGTATGCTTTTCCCCGTAGGTGATTTCGCTGTAGATTTCATCGCTCAGCACAAAAATGTCGTACTGCTTGATCGCATCGGCCAAAGCCGTCAGTTCTTCCTTTGTATAGGTAGCGCCGGTCGGATTGCTTGGGTAGTTCAAAAAGATCGCTTTGACATTTTTGTTTTCGGCCATCGTCTTGTGCAGCAGCTCCGGCGTCATCAAAAAGCCGGTATCGGAAGTATCGACGAGGATGCATTCGCCGCGGTTCAGTTCCACCGCATAGCTGTATAATGGAAAGAATGGCGACGGGATGATGACCTGATCGCCCGGGTTCAACAAGCCGAAAGCCGCAGCGAACAGCCCTTCAGTGGCACCCACCGTCATCACGATCTCCGTTTCGGGATCGTAGTGCAGATCATATTGCTTTTCCAGGAATTCGCTGACGGCTTTGCGGACACCGATTTCGCCGGAAGTGTGGGCATAATGAGAGGCATTATCCTCGATTGCCTTGATGGCGGCTCGCTTGACGTTTTCGGGCATATCAAAATCCGGTTCCCCGATCGTCATCGGAATGCAGCCTTCCACGCTGCGGAATAGTTCATCAAATTCGCGGATCTGCGAAGGTTTGATGCGGGAAAATAGTTCATTCGTTGTCAAAGCCATGTATTACATCCTCCATCCAAGTTTGCATCACCTCCGGAATCCCCTCGGCACATGCTTTTTTATAGGAATATATCCTTTTTCTCACATGATTTTAATATCAATCAGAATACGACTATTCCGCCCATAAGTCAAGCGTACCATAGCATCGCCCATTTCAAGATAGCGGTTTCCGTTTCCGGAAATGAGAAAATCTGAAATTTTTGCGATTCTTTTTAATCCTATGTGTTGACAAAGAAAGCGGGATTGGGTATATTAATCACATCAAAAACACAGCGAAGAGAAGAGTAAATCATTCCACTCCTTCATTAGAGAGCTTGGTCAGGTGAAAGCAAGCAAGGAAGTGTTGGTTGAAGATGGTCTCAGAGTGGCTTGTCCGAGGAGTAATTTCTTAAGGCAGGACGGGAACGCCCGTTACAGTGTCACAGTCTGACTTGCAGCAATTTGCAGGCGCACTGGCTAAGGCGGATGCAGCGATGCTTTCGTGAACTAAGGTGGTAACACGAGATTGAACTTTGACCTCTCGTCCTTATCTTGCGCATAGAATATGCAGCAGATGAGGCGAGAGTTTTTTGATTTTATGATAAAATGTAAACGCAAGGAAGAGGAAAGTAAAAACTGCAACGTATCACAGCGAGCCTGGTTGGATGAGAACAGGTATACGGAACGGTTTTGAAGATGGCCTCGGAGCGGGAGGGATGAGCTGCGCAAGCGGTAAGTCCCTCAAGGGAGCACCCTTTATCGTGCACGAGTGAAGCAAGCTTTCACTCATGGAGGAATCCTGCCGCGAGGGGGATTCGAACAAAGGTGGTAACACGAAGCGTCCGCATTCGTCCTTAACGTCATATTTTTTTGATGTAGGATGGATGCTTTTTTTATTAGAGGAGGAAAGATACATGATCAGTCTACAGGATATCTCAGTGACTTTTAAAACTGACAAAAACAAAGCCATCCATGCCGTGCAGCATGTTTCGCTGGAAGTCGATAAGGGCGACGTCTACGGCATCGTCGGATACAGCGGTGCCGGCAAAAGTACCTTAGTAAGGACCATCAATCTTCTGCAACGACCGACTGAAGGAAAAGTCATCGTGAGCGGAAAAGACATGATGGCATTGAACGACAAGGACCTGCGCGAGTCCCGCAAAAAAATCGGGATGATTTTCCAGCATTTCAACCTGATGCGCTCCCGCACCATTTACGACAACGTCGCGTTTCCCTTGAAGAATTCTTCCTTAAGCAAACAGGAGATCCACGACAAGGTAACGGAACTTCTTTCATTAGTAGGATTGTCCGAAAAAGCCAAAGCTTACCCTTCCCAATTGTCAGGCGGGCAAAAGCAACGCGTGGCCATCGCCCGCGCATTGGCGAATGATCCGGAAGTGCTGCTTTGTGACGAAGCGACCAGCGCGTTGGATCCGAAAACGACTTCTTCGATACTGACCTTATTGAAAGAGCTGAACAAGAGATTGAACCTGACGATCGTCATCATCACCCATGAGATGCAGGTCGTGAAGGAAATCTGCAACAAAGTGGCTGTGATGGAAAACGGCGGCGTGATCGAATACGGCTCGATCCTTGACATCTTCACGAAGCCTCAGAATCAATTGACGAAGGACTTCATCGATACGGCAACACATGTCGAGCACGGCATCGAAACGGTCATCACCCACCCGACCATCCTGAACCTGAACGAACATGATGTGCTGACAAAACTTTCATTCGTCGGAGGTTCCACAGGCGAGCCGCTTATCGCAAAACTGGCCAATACATTCAATGTCCAAGGTAACATCCTCTTCGGAAACGTCGAGATCCTGCAGGACACGCCAGTCGGCACCCTGCTCCTCGTCCTGAGCGGAACACCGGAAGCAATCGCAAAAGCCGTCCGCTATCTGCAGGATAATGGCGTGACAGTCGAGATCATAACCGATGAAATCATCGCCGAAAAGAAAAATAAAGGAGGAGCTGAAGAATGAATACATTCATCACAACATTTCTCCCTAACGTCTCTGAAATCTGGGATGAAGTGCTCCTGAGCACATGGGAGACCTTATACATGACGCTCGTTGCCGGACTGATCGCAGGTGTGCTGGGAGTCATCCTAGGCGTAATTCTGGTTGTCACCCAAGATGGGGGTATCCTTGAGAGCAAACATCTGTACAACGTTCTGGATAAGCTCGTCAATATCTTCCGTTCACTGCCCTTCATCATCCTGATGGCGCTGATCGTACCGTTCACGCGGTTCGTGGTCGGCACTTCGATCGGAACGACTGCATCGATCGTACCGCTGGTTGTAGCGACGGTTCCCTTCTATGCCCGTCAGATCCAAAATGCATTGGTTGAAGTCGATCCCGGCGTCATCGAGGCAGCCCAGTCAATGGGTGCCAGCCCTGGGGAAATCATCTTCCGAGTCTATCTGAAGGAAGGTTTGCCCGGCATCATCCGCGTATCATCCGTAACGATCATCAACCTGATCGGTTTGACGGCAATGGCTGGAGCCATCGGCGGAGGCGGCTTGGGTAACCTGGCCATCACCCGCGGCTACAACCGATTCCAGAACGACGTGACCTTGGTCGCAACCATCATCATTCTGATCATCGTATTCATCAGCCAAGCCATCGGCAATGCCTTGGTCAAAAAAGTTAGTCATTAAGAAAGAAAAGCGGAACGGGTTCGTTCAGCCCCGAAAGAATTTTAGGAAATCGTGCCGACTGAGCATCGAAGAGCGCAATAGGTACGATTTATCTAAATTCCGAAGGGCTAACCCGTGAAGCTAGCCAACTTTGTTGGAGTTACAAACTATCATTGAAAACTAATATAAAAAAATCGGAGGAAATCAATTATGAAAAAGAAAAACGTATTATTCTCAGGTGTTGCAGCACTTACACTATTTTTAGCAGCTTGCGGAAGCAGCGACTCGAATACGGACTCAGCAGCAGACACGGCCGCTTCAGAAGCTGAAGCAGTGAAAATCGGCGTAGTCAGCGAAGTCGAAGTTGAAGTCTGGGAAGATGTAGCCAGCCGTTTGGAAGCTAAAGGAATCGAATTGGAAATCGTCCAGTTCAGCGACTACGTGCAGCCTAACGTGGCCTTGGAAAATGGCGATATCGACCTGAACGCGTTCCAGCACGTGGCTTATCTTGAAGACTTCAATGCCAACAACGAATCGGATCTGACTCCGATCGGCTTCACTTATGTTTCTCCACTTGGTCTGTACTCCGAAAAAGTGACCGACTATGCCGACATCGCCGAGGGTGCCAGAATCTCCATCCCTAACGATGTGACCAACGGCGGACGCGCCCTGTTGCTGTTGCAAGCAATCGGCCTGATCAAATTGGACGAAGCCAAAGGAACGACCCCTACAGTCAATGACATCACCGACAATCCTAAGAACATCAGCTTTGAAGAATTGGATGCTGCACAAGTCGCACGCTCCCTTCCGGATGTGGACGCTGCAATCATCAACACCAACTATGCTACCGATTCCGGTCTGAACCCTAAAGAAGATGCACTTTTCTTGGATACCGACAAAATCGCAAGCGTTGCGGACGTCTACAAGAACATCGTAGCGGCACGCGCTGAAGACGTCGACAATGAAACCTACAAACAAGTCGTTGCGGAATACCAAACATCCGAAACGGCAGCTCTTCTGGACGATGTCACAGCAGGCAATGACGTACCCGCTTGGGAACAGTAAGACCCATTCACTTGTTTACAAAAATCACGTTTGCAGACGTGATGTAAAAATATAAAAAACAAATCGGAGGAAATACATATGAAAAAGAGTAAATTATTCGGTGGCCTAGTTCTTACAGCTTCACTATTCCTGGCAGCATGCGGAAACGGCGGCACAACAGCTGATTCATCCGCTGCGGAGTCAAGCAGCGCAACAGAGCCAACTACAGTCAAAATCGGTCTGGTCAGCGAATCCGCTGTCGAAATTTGGGAAGCCGTCGCAGAGCGCCTGGAAGACGAAAACATCGATCTTGAAATCGTCAAATTCACTGACTACAACCAACCGAACATTGCGTTGGATAACGGTGAACTCGACTTGAACGCATTCCAGCACGTAGCTTTCCTGGAAAACTACAACGCGAACAACGACGCAGACTTGACGCCAATCGGATTCACTTTTGTGTCTCCACTGGGGATCTACTCCAGCAAATATGCAGATTACAGCGAAATACAGGACGGCGACACGATTGCTATCCCGAATGACGTAACCAACGGCGGACGCGCTTTGTTGCTGCTGCAAGCCATCGACTTGATCACTTTGGACAATGCAGCTGGAACATCCCCAACTGTAGGTGACATCATCGAAAATCCTAAAAATCTGAACATCGAAGAATTGGATGCCGCTCAATTGCCGCGTTCGCTTGAAGATGCAGGCGCTGCAGTCATCAACACCAACTTCGCTGTCGATGCCGGACTTGTACCGACTGAAGATGCCCTTTACTTGGATACAGACAATATCCAGGAAGTCTTGGATATCTACAAAAACGTCGTGGCTGCCCGTGCAGAGGATGTCGACAATGAAGTCTACAAAAAAGTTGTAGCGGAATACCAAACAGAAGCAACAAAAGCTTTGATCGCAGAAACAACTGCAAACACAGATATCCCTGCTTGGGACTAAGCAAAACCCTTTCTTCTGTAGCCTGATAACATACTAAATTTACGAGTAGCATCAAGCCGGTGCGTTTCTTTTCGCGCCGCTCTTGATGCTATCTTTATATACAAAGGAGCCCTTTACTAATGAAAAATAAGACATTTTTAGCAACATTGACCCTTTCAGCCATCCTTTTCCTTGCCGCTTGCGGCAACGCAGCCTCCGATTCCGCCAGCGATTCTTCCACTGCGGACGCGACCGAGCCCGTCAAAGTAACGCTGGGCGTCGTCGGCGAAGTCAACGAGCCTTGGGATTACGTCATCGAAGAGCTGAAAGAAAAAGAGAACATCGAAGTTGAACTGGTCAAATTCACCGACTACACGACCCCTAACAATGCCTTGGCCGAAGGTGAAATCGATCTGAGTTCGTTCCAGACAGAGATCTTCATGGATAACTACAACAAAGATCATGGAACGGAATTGACGACCATCGGCTATACGGTAATGGCTCCTTTGGGACTTTACTCCGATAAAATCACGGACATCAGCGAACTGAAGGATGGCGACACAATCGCCATCCCGAATGACGTCTCCAACGAAGGACGCGCTTTGATTCTGCTGCAGACAGCTGGCCTGATCAAGCTTGATACTGCGGCCGGTTTGGTCCCGACAACCGAAGATGTCATCGAAAACAGATTGAACCTGCAGTTCCAGACACTTGAATCCAATCAGACTGCCCGCGCTTTGCAGGACGTGACCGCTTCTGTCATCAACAGCGGCATGGCCGTGGATGCCGGCTTCATCCCGAGTGAAGATGCCGGCTTCATCCCGAGTGAAGATGCCGTCTTCCTTGAACCGGTTACGGAAGACTCAAAACCTTATTACAACGTCATTGCGGCACTCTCCGAAGATGTCGACAACGAAGTCTTCCAAACGATTGTAGCTTACTATCAATCCGAAGGAACGGCCAAAGTCATCGAAGAATCTTCAAAAGGCTCGCAGTTCCCGGTTTGGGACGAAGCAAAATAATATAGATAATCAAACCATTACTAGGGGCTTGGGCCATTTGCCCACAGCCCCTTTCCTATACAGATCCAAGGAGGAACCCCTATGACAATCAACCAACAACAGATCCACCAAGAAGTTACCGATATCTATGACTACATCATCGCCCTGCGCCGCCATTTCCACCGTCATCCGGAGCCGAGCCTGAAGGAATTCGAAACGATACAGCGCATCAAGGAAGAAGTCGAAGAAATCGGCGTACCTTACATAAATGTCGGCGAGACCGGCATCTTGGCCACCTTGACTGGCGGAAAAGGAGCAGGCAAGACCATCCTGCTGCGCGCCGATATCGATGCGCTGCCACTGCCGGATGAGACCGGTAAACCCTATGCTTCCGTAAATCCCGGTTTCAACCATGCTTGTGGCCACGATGGGCATACCGCTTCCCTGTTAGGTGCGCTGAAAATCCTGAAGGGACATCAGCATGAGTTCTCCGGCACAATCCAGTTCGCCTTCCAACCAGCGGAAGAAATCGGTGCTGGAGCGCGCCAATTCGTGCGCGGTGGTTATATCGACGGCATCGACCATGTCTTCGGCATCCATCTGCAATCCGGCACACAAGTGGGCAAAATCGTCGCGACACTGGGCCCTTCCAACGCGTCCTGCGACATCTTCAAGATCAAAGTTTTCGGCAAGAGCGGACACGTCTCGCGTCCGGATTTGGGACGCGATGCCCTGGTCAGCGCAGCCGCCATCGTCACGGAACTCCAGACCATCGTCGCGCGGGAAGTCAGCCCCACCGATGAAGTCGTGGTTGGCATCGGGGTGTTGCGCGCTGGCACAAACTACAACATCATCGCCAACGAAGCCGAAATCGAAGGCACCGTCCGGACATTCAGCCACGAAGTCCGCGATCAGGTGTTGGAGGCTGTGGAAAGGATCGCCCGGAATGTTTCCGATGCGCACCGCACAACCATCGAGTTCTCCAACTACGATGCCGCGGCACCGCTGATCAATGACATCCAGGCAGCCAACCATGCCATCAAGGTCGCCTCGGACATCGTCGGCATCGAGAACGTCATCACCGACAGCCCGAAAAGCATGGGCGCTGACGATTTTGCGGATTACTTGGCGGTCGCGCGCGGTGTCTACTGCTTCATCGGCACGCAAAGCAGCGAAGAGACAGCCTACGGACATCACCACGAGAAATTCGATATCGATGAAAAAGGCTTGGCCATCGCTACCGAACTGCATATTTCCTATGCGCTGTCCTACTTGAAAGAGCCATTTTAATGCACAAAAAACGCGTTGTTCAGATGGAATGATCCAAATGAGCAACGCGTTTTTTAGCTTTTCGTGTACATACATTTTCGGGCCTGCTGCTCGTTCATCCGAAATCGATGCTGCCTTCTGCATTGTAGAATTCGCGCCAATCGACGAAACCGGCATCCAGTCCGCGGAGCAGCACTTCGGCTGTACCGATATTGGTTGCCAACGGGATTTCATAAACATCGCTCAGACGGATCAAAGCGGTTACATCCGGTTCATGCGGCATAGCGGCCAACGGATCCCTCAGGAAGATGACCAGATCCATCTCGTTTTGCGAAATCATGGCGCCGATCTGTTGATCTCCGCCGAGTGGGCCTGACTTGAAGCGGTGCACATTCAGCCCGGTCGCTTCCATGATGCGGGTTCCGGTCGTCCCGGTCGCAAACAATTCGTGTTCTTGCAGAATCGCTTTATAGGCGGTACATAATTGAATCATCAAATCTTTTTTTCGGTCATGCGCAATTAATGCTACTTTCATCTGATTTCCTCCCTGCAATTTTGATAATAATAGTATATCATTTCGCGGGATTTATGGTCGAACCGGTCGCAATATTTTTCTTTCCTGTCTCAAAATAAACAAAATATATACAGATTTCTTCATA is a window from the uncultured Trichococcus sp. genome containing:
- a CDS encoding amidohydrolase; translated protein: MTINQQQIHQEVTDIYDYIIALRRHFHRHPEPSLKEFETIQRIKEEVEEIGVPYINVGETGILATLTGGKGAGKTILLRADIDALPLPDETGKPYASVNPGFNHACGHDGHTASLLGALKILKGHQHEFSGTIQFAFQPAEEIGAGARQFVRGGYIDGIDHVFGIHLQSGTQVGKIVATLGPSNASCDIFKIKVFGKSGHVSRPDLGRDALVSAAAIVTELQTIVAREVSPTDEVVVGIGVLRAGTNYNIIANEAEIEGTVRTFSHEVRDQVLEAVERIARNVSDAHRTTIEFSNYDAAAPLINDIQAANHAIKVASDIVGIENVITDSPKSMGADDFADYLAVARGVYCFIGTQSSEETAYGHHHEKFDIDEKGLAIATELHISYALSYLKEPF
- a CDS encoding methylglyoxal synthase, which translates into the protein MKVALIAHDRKKDLMIQLCTAYKAILQEHELFATGTTGTRIMEATGLNVHRFKSGPLGGDQQIGAMISQNEMDLVIFLRDPLAAMPHEPDVTALIRLSDVYEIPLATNIGTAEVLLRGLDAGFVDWREFYNAEGSIDFG